Proteins encoded in a region of the Scyliorhinus canicula chromosome 2, sScyCan1.1, whole genome shotgun sequence genome:
- the snapc1b gene encoding snRNA-activating protein complex subunit 1b: protein MALTAGLKTDFENLLLRFQQTESVRYEEFSTIWRDMKFSTIFYGKMGITDGRKFTKAALALASQYFFPPYSFQIRFGGLYLLYGLYNTQLCQPKEKIRVALKDWDEVLSCQEEMVNAEHFDAVYVLKKLLNDRAFHFTAMPTLLAYNKKKRKTPNDTVNEGFREKSNLVSELITVDVLEELMNIHEHYQTMKRMISANKTQLDKALSLIRGDFVSELKNVTVEFQQWQMNKSTMTDQPGILGSEYDEEQKGINRAQTLANIKSKSYNSTVKAPRSRRHRQIKLESSESGSDWGRMKKPPSRNSSVKDVPAPKKRRRQR, encoded by the exons ATGGCATTGACAGCTGGTCTGAAGACTGATTTTGAGAATCTGCTGTTGCGTTTTCAGCAGACTGAAAGTGTGCGCTATGAGGAGTTCTCCACTATCTGGAGGGACATGAAGTTCTCCACTATCTTTTA TGGGAAAATGGGAATAACTGATGGCAGAAAGTTCACCAAGGCAGCGTTAGCCCTGGCAAGTCAGTACTTCTTCCCCCCTTATAGTTTCCAGATAAGGTTTGGAGGCTTGTACCTTCTTTATGGACTGTACAATACACAACTATGTCAGCCAAAGGAAAAG ATAAGGGTGGCATTGAAGGACTGGGATGAGGTGTTAAGCTGCCAAGAGGAAATGGTGAATGCAGAACATTTTGATGCTGTGTATGTTCTGAAAAAGCTCCTAAATGACAGAGCCTTCCATTTCACAGCAATGCCAACATTG CTTGCTTACAATAAGAAGAAGAGAAAAACGCCCAATGACACAGTTAATGAGGGCTTCCGAGAGAAGTCCAATCTGGTGTCAGAGCTCATCACTGTAGACGTTCTGGAG GAACTTATGAATATTCACGAGCACTATCAAACAATGAAACGTATGATCTCGGCAAACAAGACCCAGCTGGACAAGGCACTAAGTTTAATTCGAGGGGACTTTGTGTCAGAGTTGAAGAACGTGACAGTGGAATTTCAGCAGTGGCAGATGAATAAG AGCACAATGACTGACCAACCAGGAATTTTGGGCTCTGAATACGATGAAGAACAAAAG GGTATCAATCGTGCACAAACCTTGGCAAACATAAAGTCAAAATCATATAATTCAACAGTGAAG GCACCTAGATCCAGACGGCATCGCCAAATAAAATTGGAGTCTTCAGAATCTGGGTCTGATTGGGGACGAATGAAAAAACCCCCAAGTAGGAATTCCTCGGTGAAAG